One Littorina saxatilis isolate snail1 linkage group LG1, US_GU_Lsax_2.0, whole genome shotgun sequence genomic window carries:
- the LOC138976097 gene encoding 5-hydroxytryptamine receptor 1D-like, with product MAMEPQDLTQDVFGLHTESSMASLYPPFFLRSHFTSHHQSPMRHRRFVVTHSMIDESRFNLALLVVFILSIVLINAFVVAIIVLSKKLRSSSKHILILSVAVADLLQGLLILPIITDIGIKGSAERSCATFQVARLLADFLIPSITTLGVLALNVDYLLRLSCTIYSEGKSRACILGALVLTPWVLSVVLLVPIYAVGVQRETAYDSLFNACRVIMEGHFARALLVLSYVFYGFLLLFFTLSVAILYLIKREYLGLDVTGERMHPPFDICLASFIVVLFYTPIFLFSLLTTEGYLGCREDEECRTLNWSYTLSLWLMFTKSWVLPMAWFFGKDTRAGVKQVLC from the exons ATGGCGATGGAACCCCAGGACCTGACACAGGACGTGTTCGGCCTTCACACCGAGTCCAGCATGGCTTCGCTGTACCCCCCCTTCTTCCTTCGTTCCCATTTCACGTCCCACCACCAGTCCCCCATGCGCCACCGCCGCTTTGTGGTGACTCACAGCATGATTGACGAGAGTCGCTTCAACCTTGCTCTCCTCGTTGTCTTCATCCTCTCCATCGTTCTTATCAACGCCTTCGTCGTGGCCATCATCGTGTTGTCCAAGAAGTTAAGGTCCAGCTCCAAGCACATCCTGATCCTGAGCGTGGCCGTGGCCGACCTGCTCCAAGGTCTGCTGATCCTGCCCATCATCACCGACATCGGCATCAAGGGCAGTGCGGAGAGAAGCTGTGCTACGTTTCAG GTGGCGAGACTGCTAGCGGACTTCCTGATTCCGTCCATCACCACTCTGGGCGTGCTGGCTCTTAACGTCGATTATCTGCTCCGTCTGTCCTGCACCATATACTCGGAAGGGAAAAGCCGAGCCTGCATTTTGG GTGCCCTGGTCTTGACGCCCTGGGTGCTGAGCGTCGTGCTGCTGGTGCCTATCTATGCCGTGGGGGTCCAGCGCGAGACGGCCTACGACTCCCTCTTCAACGCCTGTCGCGTCATTATGGAGGGCCACTTTGCCAGGGCCCTCCTCGTCCTCAGCTACGTCTTCTATGGTTTCCTTCTGCTCTTCTTCACTCTCTCT GTGGCCATTTTGTACCTGATCAAGCGCGAGTACCTGGGTCTGGACGTGACGGGCGAGAGGATGCATCCCCCCTTTGACATCTGCTTGGCCAGCTTCATCGTCGTGCTCTTCTACACCCCCATCTTTCTCTTCAGCCTGCTGACCACCGAGGGCTACCTGGGCTGCAGGGAGGACGAGGAGTGTCGGACCCTCAACTGGTCCTACACTCTGTCCCTGTGGCTCATGTTCACCAAGTCCTGGGTGCTGCCCATGGCCTGGTTTTTCGGCAAGGACACCAGGGCCGGCGTAAAGCAAGTCCTCTGCTGA